The Agromyces sp. G08B096 DNA window AGCAGCCAGACCCGGTGCTCCGAGGCTAACGCGTCGCCGCGACCGCGGGCTCTTCCGGGGTGCCGGCGGCTCGTTCCCCGGCCGCGTCCGTCTTCCGGCTGCGTGCGTAGTGCTCGCGCACGCGGTTGCGGTTGCCGCAGTCGGAGGCGACGCACCAGCGCCGGTTGTGCCGGGGCGAGGTGTCGAGGAAGACCCAGCCGCATTCGGCATCGGAGCACTGCCCGAGCCGGTCGAGGTCGTCGCGAAGCAGCAGGTCGACGGCGGCGAGCGCGATGCGACGTCGCGGCAGCGCGAGATCGACGGGGAAGCGCCACGCCCACCCGTCGCCGTCGCCGTCGCGCTCAAGCCGGCCGGCGGCGACCGCGTCGGCGTGCTCGCGCACGACGGGCTCGGTCGGCGCTCCGTCGTAGGCGGCGTCGTAGAGCGCTTCGCGCAGGTCGAGGATGCCTCGGTGCTCGACCGTGGCCCCCTGGGGATCGGCGGCGGCGAGTCGCTCGAGCGCCCGGATGGTCTCGCGGTCGATCAGGCCCACCTGCGCGGCCCAGCGGAGCACATCCCCGTAGTCGACGAGGTGCTCGATGCGGCGTTCGGCGCTGAGCCGCCACGACACGGTGTTCACCAGATCGAGCGCGAGGGCGCCCGCGATCTGGGGGTAGGTCTCGCGGGAGACGTGGGCTGCGGCATCCGCCATCTCACCATCCTAACGCGTGAAAGGGGCTTTACGCATTGGAACGTCTCTGCCATCGTGTAATGCATGTCTGCCGAATCATCCGTTAGCCGATCGTCGCAAGCCGCACGCTCGTGGCGCCGCGACTTCGGACGCCTGTGGGTGTCGCAGGGCGCCTCGGTCGTCGGCGCCGAGATCGGCGACCTCGCCATTCCGCTCCTCGCGGTGCTCGTGCTGCACGCCTCCGCGCTCGAGCTCGGCCTCATGAGCCTCGCCCGCTGGCTGCCGTTCCTGCTGCTCGCCCTCCCGCTCGGGGTGCTGGTCGACCGCATGCGCCGCCGGCCGCTCATCGTCACCGCGGACTGGGCCCGCGCCCTGCTCTGCGCGGCCATCGCGACCGCGGCACTCACGGGCGTGCTCACCTTCCCCGCCCTCGTCGCGCTCGTCGCCGTCATCGGCTGCTTCACGGTGCTCTTCGAGGTGTCGTACCAATCCGTCCTCCCGACGGTGGTGCCGGTGCCCGAACTCGGCACGGCGAACGCCCGGCTGGGAGCGACCGCGTCGGCCGCCCAGGTCGGCGGGCCCGGGCTCGGGGGCCTGCTCGTGCAGTGGCTGACCGCCCCGGTCGCACTCGTCGCGACCGCGCTCACCTACGTGGTGTCGGCCGTCGCGGTGCAGCGCATCCGCGCCGTCGAGCTCCCGCCGGGCGCCACGGGCGGCTTCGCCGCCGAGCTCCGCGAGGGCCTGCGATTCGTCGCCCGAGACCGCTACCTCGTCGCGAACCTCGGGTTCTCGGCCCTGTACAACCCGTTCGCCGAGTGGATCCTCGTCCTGTTCACGCTGCACGCCGTCCAGTCGCTCGGGCTCGACGCCGCGCAGCTCGGCTTCGTGCTCGCGACCGGCGCGGTCGGCGCCCTCGTCGGCTCGGTGCTCGCCGGCCGAGCGGTCCGCCGGTTCGGCGCGGGCCGGCCGCTGCTCTGGTGCGCGATCGTCGAGTGCGTCGTGCTGCTGGCGCTGCCGCTGGCGGATGCCTCGTGGGGCGTCGCCGCCGTCATGGCGACGGTCTCGGTGGCGTTCGCCCTGAACGGCGCGGGAACGGCGATGTCGAGCGTCATCCTCATCACGATCCGGCAGCTGCGCACCCCCGACCGCCTGCTCGGACGCGTGAACGCCAGCATGCGCTGGGTGTCGTACGGCACCATCGCGCTCGGTGCCGCGGCCGGCGGGGTCGTCGGCGAGCTGCTCGGCACCCGGCTCGGGCTGCTCATCGGCGCCCTGCTCTGCCTCGCCACCGTCGTGTGGGTCGCGCTCTCACCGCTTCCCCGCATCGGCGACCCCACCGCCCTCGCGATCCCCGAGCGCCGAGAGCCGCTCGGCCCCGAGCCGTCGGAACCCGCCGCCCGCCCCGCCTGAGCCCGGCGGGACGGCCGGGTCACTCGGACGAGCGCGGCCACGCCAGCCGCCGCGCCCGCCCGGCGGGCCGGATCAGCGCTCGGCGCCGGCCCCACGTCGGCGCGACAGGACGAGGAGGCCCGCACCGGCCGCGACGATGACCGCCGCGAGCGGCAGCAGCGCGAGGAGGCCGTCGTCGACGCCGGTGTCCGCGAGTCCGGGGACGGCCGAACCGCCCGCGCCCGCCGTGCCGGAGCCCGAGCCACCGGCACCAGGGCCGCCCGCACCGGGCCCGCCCGTGCCGGGCTCACCCGGCACGGTCGCCGGCACCCCGGGCAGCGTGCCCGCGCGAAGTGCCGCCGGCTGCTCGCCGTCCGCGAACCACCACACCGGGCGCACCGTCGCGACCTCGGCCGCGGCGGCGACTCCGCCGGCGGCCTCGGCGGTGACGGATGCCTCGGCCGAGGCATCCGCTCGAGCGAACGCAGCCTCGCCGGCAGCAGCAGCAGCAGTCGCCGCCTGCCCGGCACCGGGCGCCACGCTCAGCGACGCGGGCGCGGTTGCGAAGCCCTCGTTGTTGAGGTTCGGCATGCCCGCCGGACGGGCGACGTGCACGATGCCGGGCTCGGCGCCGGTGAGCTCGATCTGCGCCGCGAGCCCCTCGCAGCCGTTGTCGCACACGGCCCAGAGGCGGTCGAGCACGGTGTCGTAGTCGAGGGCCATGACGCCGCCGAGGCCGGGGTCGATGGTCGCGACCTGGGCGACCGAGCCGTCGGTGCCGAGTGCGTAGGCGTAGACGAAGCCGTTGTCCTCGACCGCGACGAAGAAGAGGCCGTCGCCGTGGCCCGGGTAGTCGGCCGGGTTGTAGCCGGCGCCCGAGTTCTGGTCGACGAGGAGACCGGCGAGCGCGTCATCCGCCACCCATTCGACGGCCTCGATGCCGGTGTTCGCGGCGACCTGTGGCAGGGA harbors:
- a CDS encoding CGNR zinc finger domain-containing protein; this translates as MADAAAHVSRETYPQIAGALALDLVNTVSWRLSAERRIEHLVDYGDVLRWAAQVGLIDRETIRALERLAAADPQGATVEHRGILDLREALYDAAYDGAPTEPVVREHADAVAAGRLERDGDGDGWAWRFPVDLALPRRRIALAAVDLLLRDDLDRLGQCSDAECGWVFLDTSPRHNRRWCVASDCGNRNRVREHYARSRKTDAAGERAAGTPEEPAVAATR
- a CDS encoding MFS transporter, yielding MSAESSVSRSSQAARSWRRDFGRLWVSQGASVVGAEIGDLAIPLLAVLVLHASALELGLMSLARWLPFLLLALPLGVLVDRMRRRPLIVTADWARALLCAAIATAALTGVLTFPALVALVAVIGCFTVLFEVSYQSVLPTVVPVPELGTANARLGATASAAQVGGPGLGGLLVQWLTAPVALVATALTYVVSAVAVQRIRAVELPPGATGGFAAELREGLRFVARDRYLVANLGFSALYNPFAEWILVLFTLHAVQSLGLDAAQLGFVLATGAVGALVGSVLAGRAVRRFGAGRPLLWCAIVECVVLLALPLADASWGVAAVMATVSVAFALNGAGTAMSSVILITIRQLRTPDRLLGRVNASMRWVSYGTIALGAAAGGVVGELLGTRLGLLIGALLCLATVVWVALSPLPRIGDPTALAIPERREPLGPEPSEPAARPA